The proteins below come from a single Triticum aestivum cultivar Chinese Spring chromosome 5D, IWGSC CS RefSeq v2.1, whole genome shotgun sequence genomic window:
- the LOC123124345 gene encoding protein NRT1/ PTR FAMILY 4.5, whose translation MALGAFVNWRGKTINKEVHGGVRAAWFLYVLTVVTNVVIVPNVLNMVTYLHGTMHMGVSGSVTTSANFFGATSGFAMIGAFLSDSYITRAKTMLLIGPFMFLGYGLLALQAYLPSLHPPPCNIEAEPNNCKEVQGKNAALLYVGLYLSAFGDGCIRACLPSLGADQFDHEDPKESHQQSSFFNWYTFGISFGGFVGLILIVWLQDYKGWDIALGLCAVIVLLGLLVVAAGLPFYRNQVPQGSPLTRILQVVLVVAFRNRKIEVGEGLEEAHESSTEVGTGYNRSVSQTNSLKFLDKACINRGEKGDWLVCSVTKVEETKIVLRMLPIFISSMIGYISSIILFTFTVQQGGLTNTRLGKIHVSPATLFVIPITFQMLMLAVYDQFIVPFLRRRTGYRGGITHLQRIGIGFASMILACVIAAVVEKKRKGAEVQMSLFWLAPQFFLLGVSDVTSFTGLLEFFNSEAPGGMKSIATALFWCDLGLASLMATFLVDAVNGATRHGHRVGWLEGASLNTSHLDLFYWVVAVVGLLGFFNYLYWANKYVYQNNQRLARVAPTVDQDSP comes from the exons atggcacttggagcctttgtGAATTGGAGGGGAAAAACCATCAACAAAGAGGTGCACGGTGGAGTCAGAGCAGCATGGTTTTTGTATG TACTGACTGTGGTAACAAACGTGGTTATTGTCCCAAACGTGCTGAATATGGTTACTTATCTCCACGGAACAATGCATATGGGGGTTTCGGGCTCGGTGACTACATCTGCTAATTTCTTTGGCGCCACATCCGGGTTTGCAATGATCGGAGCTTTCCTCTCTGACTCCTACATCACTCGCGCCAAAACTATGCTCCTCATTGGTCCATTTATGTTTCTG GGATATGGACTGCTCGCACTGCAAGCCTACCTACCCTCCCTCCATCCACCCCCTTGCAATATTGAAGCAGAGCCAAACAATTGCAAAGAGGTCCAGGGCAAGAACGCTGCCTTATTGTATGTAGGCTTGTATCTGAGTGCATTTGGTGATGGTTGTATACGGGCTTGCTTGCCATCCCTTGGAGCAGACCAATTTGACCATGAAGATCCCAAAGAGTCCCATCAGCAGTCCAGCTTCTTTAACTGGTATACCTTCGGAATCTCTTTTGGAGGTTTTGTAGGGCTGATTCTCATAGTGTGGCTCCAGGACTACAAAGGGTGGGATATCGCACTAGGGTTGTGTGCCGTCATAGTTCTGCTCGGATTGCTCGTAGTTGCTGCTGGTCTCCCTTTCTACCGCAACCAAGTACCACAAGGAAGTCCTCTGACTCGAATACTGCAGGTG GTTCTTGTGGTTGCCTTCCGAAACAGGAAGATTGAAGTTGGTGAGGGGCTAGAAGAAGCGCATGAAAGCAGTACCGAGGTGGGGACAGGTTACAATCGCTCGGTCTCTCAAACAAATAGTCTGAA ATTTCTTGATAAAGCTTGCATCAACCGTGGTGAAAAGGGGGACTGGTTGGTCTGTAGCGTGACCAAGGTGGAGGAGACCAAGATTGTGCTCCGCATGcttcccatcttcatcagctccaTGATTGGATACATATCGAGCATCATCCTCTTTACGTTCACGGTGCAGCAAGGTGGCTTGACCAACACGAGGCTCGGCAAGATCCACGTTTCCCCGGCGACACTCTTCGTCATCCCCATCACATTCCAGATGTTGATGCTTGCGGTCTATGACCAGTTCATCGTGCCGTTCCTGCGAAGGCGCACGGGCTACAGAGGCGGCATCACCCACTTGCAGCGCATCGGCATAGGCTTTGCCTCCATGATACTTGCCTGCGTCATCGCGGCGGTTGTCGAGAAAAAGAGGAAGGGGGCTGAGGTGCAGATGTCCCTTTTCTGGCTCGCACCTCAGTTCTTCCTGCTCGGCGTGTCGGACGTGACGTCGTTCACCGGGCTGCTCGAGTTCTTCAACAGTGAGGCGCCAGGGGGCATGAAGTCGATCGCCACAGCGCTGTTCTGGTGTGATCTGGGGCTCGCGTCGTTGATGGCCACATTCCTGGTGGATGCTGTGAACGGGGCGACAAGGCATGGTCACCGGGTAGGCTGGCTCGAGGGTGCAAGCTTGAACACTAGTCATCTTGACCTGTTCTACTGGGTTGTAGCTGTTGTCGGATTGCTCGGCTTCTTCAACTACCTGTACTGGGCGAACAAGTATGTGTACCAGAACAATCAACGCCTTGCTAGAGTTGCGCCAACGGTTGATCAGGATTCGCCTTGA